One segment of Cerasicoccus sp. TK19100 DNA contains the following:
- a CDS encoding HAD hydrolase-like protein, whose translation MLHATMTAKVKRLPTAVVFDFDGTIADSFNDAVRLYNRLAPVYGYRQVTPENLPAARNMTMKQFIRAYDIPRMKIPSMVREGRRIFGKRISEVKPIHGMPQILRELRPHVKTLGILTSNAKLNVEAFLAKEDIAFFDFISTTTKLAGKAKNLRAIMKTFTLEPDELVYIGDECRDLKAAAKAEVSAVGVTWGFNLRHVLQKQEPATIVDEPEELLAWLRDEK comes from the coding sequence ATGCTGCACGCTACTATGACCGCCAAGGTAAAGCGATTACCCACTGCTGTCGTCTTCGATTTCGACGGGACCATTGCCGATTCGTTTAACGATGCGGTGCGGCTGTATAATCGCCTGGCTCCGGTCTATGGTTACCGGCAGGTAACACCGGAGAATCTGCCCGCAGCGCGGAACATGACGATGAAGCAGTTCATCCGCGCTTACGATATACCGCGGATGAAGATTCCGTCGATGGTTCGCGAGGGGCGGCGCATTTTCGGCAAGCGCATTAGCGAAGTGAAGCCGATCCACGGCATGCCACAGATTTTGCGCGAGCTACGGCCTCACGTGAAGACACTCGGTATCCTAACTTCGAACGCTAAGCTGAACGTCGAGGCCTTCCTGGCGAAAGAGGACATCGCATTCTTTGACTTTATCAGCACGACGACCAAGCTGGCGGGCAAGGCCAAGAACCTGAGGGCAATCATGAAAACCTTCACCCTGGAACCGGATGAACTCGTCTATATTGGCGACGAATGCCGGGACTTGAAGGCAGCCGCGAAGGCGGAGGTCAGCGCGGTCGGCGTAACGTGGGGATTCAACCTGCGCCATGTGCTGCAGAAGCAGGAACCGGCCACCATCGTGGATGAGCCGGAAGAGCTGCTGGCCTGGCTGCGTGATGAGAAGTAA
- a CDS encoding sensor histidine kinase: protein MTQQLLLKMHRLTPAMLGIVAGSLAFLVVSVCISLFYLLAVQTYDTRVRDRVEDLAMLAATVVDVESHAQLRDPALTDSEQHRKLLEPLVNIHRIIPEVHYLYTMIIQDGQQYFILDTAQDSRIDKLPDTESSAIMELFPTSNPHDSEARQALASGRPFVYPDYYLDDFGRFISAAAPLMRADGSLEGFVGVDYRISAYEGQLSQLRQTALIALLVGFIGSTLIGVISANQRARTQEQVRERIRAESEMRRAKEKAEAALDAKQELLSIAAHDLKNPLAAIIGVSDLMQMSLQHVPNRYIPDNTRTLFQKIPRYANNMLKIIDEVLKAETIDRIGMQVADKPFNATEAANEVVEFNRFASKKKNITIHYVCERSYFVLGDRDRIMEALDNLISNAVKYSPPNARVDVAMGCDLKQTMLRFSVTDEGPGLSDDDQAKLFQKFQKLTAKPTGDETSSGLGLSIVKHVVEAHGGRVFCESEEGFGATFIIELPIVNSQPLYASVSQQREPETRAVALPAG, encoded by the coding sequence GTGACGCAACAGCTCTTACTCAAGATGCACCGCCTCACACCCGCGATGCTGGGAATCGTCGCGGGTTCGTTAGCTTTTTTGGTAGTGAGCGTCTGCATCAGCCTGTTCTACTTGCTGGCCGTGCAGACCTACGACACCCGCGTGCGTGATCGCGTGGAAGACCTCGCCATGCTCGCCGCGACCGTGGTGGATGTCGAATCCCACGCCCAACTGCGTGACCCCGCCCTGACCGACAGCGAGCAGCATCGCAAGCTCCTGGAACCGCTGGTGAACATCCACCGTATCATTCCCGAGGTGCACTATCTCTACACGATGATCATTCAGGATGGGCAGCAATATTTCATCCTCGATACCGCGCAGGATAGCCGCATTGACAAACTTCCCGACACCGAAAGCTCCGCCATCATGGAGCTTTTTCCGACAAGTAACCCCCACGACTCCGAGGCGCGTCAGGCGCTGGCCAGCGGACGCCCATTCGTTTACCCGGACTACTACTTGGACGACTTCGGGCGATTCATCTCAGCGGCGGCACCGCTCATGCGGGCAGATGGCTCACTGGAAGGCTTTGTCGGCGTAGACTACCGCATCAGCGCCTACGAAGGCCAGCTTTCCCAGCTACGGCAAACGGCTCTCATTGCACTGCTGGTGGGCTTTATCGGCTCAACGCTGATCGGGGTGATTTCTGCCAATCAGCGAGCCCGCACCCAGGAACAAGTCAGGGAACGCATCCGGGCGGAAAGCGAAATGCGCCGCGCCAAAGAAAAAGCTGAGGCCGCGCTGGACGCCAAACAGGAGCTGCTCTCGATCGCGGCTCACGACTTAAAGAACCCGCTGGCAGCGATCATTGGCGTGTCCGACCTCATGCAGATGAGCCTCCAACACGTCCCCAATCGCTACATTCCTGATAACACGCGGACGCTCTTTCAGAAGATCCCCCGCTACGCCAACAACATGCTGAAAATCATCGATGAAGTCCTCAAAGCCGAGACCATCGATCGCATCGGCATGCAAGTCGCGGATAAACCCTTTAACGCAACCGAAGCGGCCAACGAAGTCGTCGAGTTCAACCGCTTTGCTTCAAAGAAGAAAAACATCACCATCCACTACGTTTGCGAGCGCAGTTACTTCGTGCTGGGCGACCGCGACCGCATCATGGAGGCGCTGGATAACCTCATCAGCAATGCCGTCAAATACTCGCCGCCAAACGCCCGCGTCGATGTGGCCATGGGCTGCGATTTAAAGCAAACAATGCTGCGCTTTTCCGTGACCGACGAAGGCCCCGGCCTTAGTGACGACGACCAGGCCAAGCTCTTCCAGAAGTTCCAAAAGCTCACGGCCAAACCTACGGGAGATGAGACCTCATCCGGCCTCGGTCTGTCCATCGTCAAGCATGTCGTGGAGGCTCACGGCGGTCGCGTTTTTTGCGAAAGCGAGGAAGGCTTCGGGGCGACGTTTATCATCGAGCTCCCCATCGTAAACAGCCAACCGCTCTACGCTTCGGTAAGCCAACAGCGCGAGCCGGAGACCCGTGCGGTCGCACTGCCCGCAGGCTAA
- the smpB gene encoding SsrA-binding protein SmpB, whose translation MAKKNKDDHLKELRNSKAHHNYFVGEKFEAGVKLTGPEVKSIRAGKGQITESFVRIDSDGVPTLYHAYIDEFQFDNTGKHNPTRPRKLLLHKKQIDRIKREMEAGGQALIPTRLYFKQALIKVEIALCKGKKLHDKRDTLKKKQQMREADRYVSSRR comes from the coding sequence GTGGCCAAGAAAAACAAAGACGATCACCTCAAGGAGTTGCGCAACAGCAAGGCGCATCACAATTACTTTGTGGGTGAAAAGTTCGAGGCCGGCGTCAAGCTGACCGGGCCCGAGGTGAAGTCCATCCGCGCGGGCAAGGGCCAGATCACGGAGTCCTTCGTACGGATCGACAGCGACGGCGTGCCCACGCTTTACCACGCCTACATCGACGAATTTCAGTTCGACAACACCGGTAAGCACAACCCGACACGCCCGCGCAAGCTGCTCTTGCACAAGAAGCAGATCGACCGCATTAAACGCGAAATGGAAGCCGGTGGCCAGGCGCTGATCCCAACCCGGCTTTACTTCAAGCAGGCCCTGATCAAGGTGGAAATCGCTTTGTGCAAAGGCAAGAAGCTCCACGACAAGCGTGACACGCTCAAGAAGAAGCAGCAAATGCGCGAAGCCGACCGCTACGTTTCCTCGCGTCGGTAA
- a CDS encoding cation diffusion facilitator family transporter, with amino-acid sequence MRDEVSYSSNNTTLLTTAITVLGLNVVLMLVKLGVGYVGNSYALIADGVESASDIFISVVTWGGFLLSLKPADENHPFGHGKIESLVGILSGMALMGAAIAIAVFSIQEIRSPHAVPEWYTLPVLIMVVFTKELLFRKVIGLTEENFDSRALEGDAWHHRSDALTSAAAAIGISIALIGGKEWAAADDWAALVACVIIFTNAFRIIKMSLHDALDGKVATSLVKALREEAGRHPQVCLIEKCRVRKSGPGYFVEIHVQVDGSMSIFDGHALGHEVKDHLVAQFPSLLDVTVHLEPFESK; translated from the coding sequence ATGCGCGACGAAGTTTCCTACTCTTCGAATAACACCACCTTGCTCACTACGGCGATCACGGTGCTGGGGCTGAATGTAGTCCTGATGCTCGTCAAGCTGGGCGTCGGCTACGTGGGCAATTCCTACGCGCTGATTGCCGATGGCGTGGAGTCGGCGAGTGATATTTTTATCTCCGTGGTTACCTGGGGCGGCTTCCTGCTGTCGCTCAAGCCGGCCGATGAAAATCATCCGTTTGGCCACGGTAAAATCGAGTCACTGGTCGGCATCCTGTCGGGCATGGCCTTGATGGGGGCGGCCATTGCGATTGCGGTATTTTCGATCCAGGAAATTCGCTCACCGCACGCGGTGCCGGAGTGGTATACGCTGCCAGTGTTGATCATGGTCGTCTTCACCAAAGAGCTGCTCTTTCGCAAGGTAATTGGATTAACGGAGGAAAATTTCGACAGCCGCGCGCTGGAGGGAGACGCCTGGCATCACCGCAGCGACGCCTTGACCTCGGCCGCCGCCGCAATCGGCATTTCGATCGCGCTCATTGGTGGCAAAGAGTGGGCGGCTGCGGACGATTGGGCCGCGCTCGTGGCCTGTGTGATCATTTTCACGAACGCCTTCCGCATCATTAAAATGTCCCTGCACGATGCGTTGGATGGCAAGGTCGCCACGAGCCTCGTCAAGGCGCTGCGGGAAGAGGCGGGGCGGCACCCGCAGGTCTGCCTCATTGAAAAATGCCGGGTGCGCAAAAGCGGTCCGGGCTATTTCGTGGAAATCCACGTGCAGGTGGATGGCTCGATGAGCATCTTCGACGGCCATGCGCTGGGACACGAGGTAAAGGACCATCTGGTGGCGCAATTCCCGTCGCTGCTCGACGTGACGGTTCACCTGGAGCCGTTTGAATCGAAGTAG
- a CDS encoding tRNA (cytidine(34)-2'-O)-methyltransferase, producing MLHVVLHQPEIPQNTGNIGRMCAITESRLHLVHPLGFVITDKQLKRSGMDYWRELDIHHHADWGAFRETVRPPRAWLLTTKAERTIWDADFADGDALVFGNEGHGAPDWLHDELDATRITIPQFASNLRSLNLSTAAGIVVYEALRQIRHAG from the coding sequence ATGCTCCACGTCGTTCTGCATCAGCCTGAAATCCCGCAAAACACGGGCAATATTGGCCGTATGTGTGCGATCACGGAGAGCCGGTTGCATTTGGTGCATCCGCTGGGGTTCGTCATCACGGACAAGCAGCTCAAGCGCAGCGGCATGGACTACTGGCGCGAGCTGGACATCCACCACCACGCCGACTGGGGTGCCTTCCGGGAGACAGTCCGCCCGCCGCGGGCCTGGCTGCTCACGACCAAGGCTGAGCGTACGATCTGGGACGCCGACTTTGCCGATGGCGACGCCCTGGTCTTCGGCAACGAGGGGCATGGTGCCCCGGACTGGCTTCACGACGAGCTCGACGCCACGCGGATTACGATCCCGCAGTTTGCGTCCAACCTCCGCTCACTGAATCTTTCCACAGCGGCGGGCATTGTCGTCTATGAGGCACTGCGGCAGATTCGCCACGCCGGATAG
- a CDS encoding flavoprotein has translation MSFSGKTIILGVTGSIAAYKAADIASRLTQGGANVFAVMTAEAAKIIGPITLQTLTRNPVSVDLWDEGKGWQPGHIELADKADLLLIAPATANILGCFAHGLAPDLLTSIYLATPAPVMIAPAMNGKMLCHPATQANIAKLREYGAHFIEPQENGMLACGYEGAGKLATVDDIVARVEAFFADK, from the coding sequence ATGTCCTTCTCCGGCAAAACAATTATCCTGGGTGTCACCGGTTCCATTGCCGCTTATAAAGCGGCGGACATCGCTTCGCGCCTGACGCAGGGCGGCGCAAATGTCTTTGCCGTGATGACCGCAGAGGCCGCCAAAATCATTGGCCCGATCACCCTGCAAACGCTGACGCGCAATCCCGTTAGCGTGGATTTGTGGGACGAGGGTAAGGGCTGGCAACCGGGGCATATCGAGCTCGCCGACAAGGCTGATTTGTTACTTATTGCCCCAGCGACGGCTAATATATTGGGCTGTTTTGCTCATGGCTTGGCTCCTGACCTCTTAACGAGTATTTATTTAGCCACACCGGCCCCCGTGATGATCGCTCCGGCAATGAACGGTAAGATGCTTTGCCACCCGGCAACGCAGGCTAACATCGCCAAGCTTCGCGAATACGGTGCGCACTTCATCGAGCCGCAGGAAAACGGCATGCTCGCCTGCGGTTACGAAGGCGCGGGCAAACTGGCCACGGTGGATGACATTGTAGCCCGTGTGGAAGCGTTTTTCGCTGACAAGTAA
- a CDS encoding AraC family transcriptional regulator — MQLPDSIHEGALDAVISLFEDVQDILFWIKDRDLRIVRLNQAFADRVKLPQADIIGKTDAELYFPELARVFMADDQQVMQTGQAIRRKVELLTNRWGGVEWRSTTKLPIFDNHGMVTATTGISRPLTDATEKLPPEYRAFSRLVDYCRANLTDSIDVEQIARHAGMSLATLTRRFRRHLGISPGEFLSQLRLSRACQLLSDSPLNITEIALECGYDSPAAFSRAFRRQMNMAPRDYQQKTR, encoded by the coding sequence ATGCAACTACCGGACTCAATACACGAAGGAGCACTCGATGCAGTCATTTCCCTGTTTGAAGACGTCCAGGACATCCTTTTTTGGATTAAAGACCGTGATTTACGCATTGTTCGGCTGAACCAGGCATTTGCCGATCGCGTCAAACTCCCTCAAGCCGACATCATCGGTAAAACGGATGCCGAACTGTATTTCCCCGAGCTGGCGCGTGTCTTTATGGCCGATGACCAGCAGGTCATGCAGACCGGTCAAGCAATTCGCCGAAAGGTCGAGCTGCTCACCAATCGCTGGGGTGGCGTCGAATGGCGATCCACCACCAAACTGCCCATTTTCGACAACCACGGCATGGTAACCGCAACCACCGGGATCTCCCGCCCGTTAACGGATGCGACCGAGAAACTACCGCCCGAATACCGGGCATTCAGCCGCCTCGTCGATTACTGCCGCGCAAACTTAACGGACAGCATCGATGTGGAGCAAATCGCCCGCCATGCCGGCATGTCACTAGCCACCTTAACGCGGCGTTTCCGCAGGCACTTGGGCATTAGCCCGGGTGAGTTTTTGAGCCAGCTTCGTCTCTCCCGCGCCTGCCAGCTGCTCAGCGATTCACCACTCAATATTACCGAAATAGCCTTGGAGTGCGGCTACGATAGCCCGGCCGCATTTTCACGGGCGTTCCGGCGCCAAATGAACATGGCTCCGCGCGACTACCAACAGAAGACGAGGTAA
- a CDS encoding peptide ABC transporter substrate-binding protein — translation MPKCLPVIAIILALFCSGCGQRETPVEQANREQILLRANGTEPSALDPHLVTGVTEHNILVALLEGLVRPDPKTLKPLPGVAERWDISDDGRVYTFHLRDDAKWSNDDPVTAADFAFAYERILSPRLAAEYASLLYPMVNAEAFNTGKLTDFSQVGVKAIDERTLEITLNEATPYFLSLLTHYTWFPVHPPTILAHGAIDQRESRWTRPGNFVGNGPFTLEEWRVHDRIETKKNPLYWGRDDILLNGVHFLPFSNLNAEERAFRSEQIHISYAIPTHKIPPYQAAEDDALRISPYLGTYYYGFNTEKAPLDDARVRRALSLAIDREGITENITKAGQIPASHFTPPDTAGYTAEATMSLDLQANIAEAQRLLAEAGYPNGEGLRELELLYNTSESHKAIAEAIQYFWQTHLGVRVKLINQDWKVYLINRREGNFDIVRAGWIGDYNDPSTFLDLMSSWSGTNSSRWKNDDYDALIRQAAKASNPEERLALFQQAEAILMAEMPVAPIYFYVSAYLVNPAVQGWYPNILDQHPFQGIYLDPDAE, via the coding sequence ATGCCAAAATGTCTGCCCGTCATCGCCATCATCCTTGCCCTGTTTTGCAGTGGCTGCGGCCAGCGGGAAACGCCAGTCGAACAGGCCAACCGCGAGCAGATCCTGCTACGGGCCAATGGTACGGAGCCCTCGGCGCTGGACCCGCACCTCGTCACCGGCGTCACTGAACACAACATCCTGGTGGCCCTGCTGGAGGGGCTCGTACGGCCGGACCCCAAAACACTGAAGCCGCTGCCCGGCGTGGCCGAGCGGTGGGACATTTCTGACGATGGCCGCGTATACACCTTTCACCTGCGGGATGACGCCAAGTGGTCCAACGACGACCCTGTTACGGCGGCGGATTTCGCCTTTGCCTACGAGCGTATTTTGTCGCCTCGACTCGCTGCGGAATACGCCTCCCTGCTCTACCCGATGGTCAACGCCGAGGCGTTCAATACCGGCAAGCTCACTGACTTCTCGCAGGTCGGCGTAAAGGCCATCGATGAGCGGACGTTAGAGATCACGCTCAACGAAGCGACGCCTTATTTTTTATCCCTGCTGACGCACTACACGTGGTTCCCCGTGCATCCGCCTACCATCTTGGCCCACGGAGCCATCGACCAGCGCGAATCCCGCTGGACGCGTCCGGGAAACTTCGTGGGCAACGGCCCCTTCACCCTGGAAGAATGGCGTGTGCATGACCGCATCGAGACCAAAAAGAATCCGCTCTACTGGGGCCGCGACGACATCCTCCTCAACGGCGTGCATTTCCTGCCGTTTTCAAACCTCAATGCCGAGGAGCGTGCTTTTCGCTCCGAGCAGATCCACATCTCCTACGCGATTCCGACGCACAAAATACCGCCCTATCAGGCAGCCGAGGACGACGCACTGCGCATCTCACCTTATCTGGGCACCTACTATTACGGGTTCAACACCGAGAAAGCGCCCTTGGATGACGCCCGTGTCCGACGCGCTTTGAGCCTGGCCATCGACCGCGAAGGCATCACAGAAAACATCACCAAGGCCGGACAAATTCCCGCCAGTCACTTTACTCCACCGGACACGGCGGGCTACACCGCCGAGGCCACCATGAGCCTAGACCTGCAAGCCAACATCGCCGAAGCTCAGCGCCTGCTCGCCGAGGCTGGCTACCCCAATGGCGAGGGCCTGCGCGAACTGGAACTGCTCTACAACACCTCGGAGAGCCATAAGGCCATCGCCGAGGCTATCCAGTATTTCTGGCAAACCCACCTGGGCGTCCGCGTCAAGCTGATCAACCAGGATTGGAAGGTGTATCTGATTAACCGCCGCGAAGGCAATTTTGACATCGTTCGCGCCGGCTGGATCGGCGATTACAACGACCCGAGCACCTTTCTGGACCTCATGTCGAGTTGGTCCGGCACGAACAGCTCACGCTGGAAAAACGACGACTACGACGCACTGATCCGACAAGCGGCCAAGGCGAGCAACCCCGAGGAGCGGCTGGCGCTCTTTCAGCAGGCTGAGGCCATTCTCATGGCAGAAATGCCGGTAGCACCGATCTATTTTTACGTGAGCGCCTACCTAGTCAATCCAGCGGTTCAGGGTTGGTATCCCAACATTCTCGACCAGCATCCGTTTCAGGGCATTTACCTCGACCCCGACGCGGAGTAA
- the xylA gene encoding xylose isomerase, whose amino-acid sequence MIQYFDCDKIGYEGPSSKNPLAFKHYNPDELVAGKPMKDHLRFAAPYWHVMRNVLGDPFGGGTALMPWDDGSDSIENALNRVDVFFEFLQKIGIEFYCWHDRDIAPELGDLAKSNEALDAVVAKLKEKQTETGVQLLWGTACLFSHPRYAHGAATSPDMNVYAYAAAQVKKAISCTKELDGLGYTFWGGREGYATLLNTNMKRELDHQAAFLHMAVDHANEIGFDGPFYIEPKPREPSTHQYDSDAAACLNFLREYGLMDRFRLNLETNHATLAGHTMEHELTVAINAGMLGSIDANRGDTLIGWDTDQFPTDIYGTTQVMLKVLEMGGFTTGGLNFDAKRRRESHEPMDLMYAHIGGMDAFARGLKIAAAIREDGRLANFVKERYSSFDSELGRKIEAGKCSFSELEQFALGNSEPLLKSGRQEMLENLVNEFL is encoded by the coding sequence ATGATTCAATATTTCGACTGCGATAAAATTGGCTACGAGGGCCCGAGCTCGAAGAACCCGCTAGCCTTCAAGCACTACAATCCGGACGAGCTTGTCGCCGGAAAACCGATGAAGGACCACCTGCGCTTTGCCGCACCTTACTGGCATGTGATGCGCAATGTGCTGGGCGATCCCTTTGGCGGTGGCACGGCGTTGATGCCTTGGGACGACGGCTCTGACTCCATCGAAAACGCTCTGAACCGCGTGGACGTTTTCTTTGAATTTTTGCAGAAAATCGGCATCGAATTCTATTGCTGGCATGATCGCGATATCGCGCCGGAACTAGGCGATCTGGCCAAGTCGAATGAAGCGCTGGATGCCGTTGTCGCCAAGCTGAAGGAAAAGCAGACCGAGACCGGCGTGCAACTGCTTTGGGGCACGGCCTGCTTGTTCAGCCACCCACGCTATGCGCACGGTGCCGCGACTTCGCCGGACATGAATGTCTACGCCTACGCTGCGGCTCAGGTGAAAAAAGCGATCTCGTGCACCAAGGAGTTGGATGGCTTGGGCTATACTTTCTGGGGCGGTCGCGAGGGGTATGCCACGCTGCTGAATACCAACATGAAGCGTGAGCTTGATCACCAGGCGGCGTTCCTGCACATGGCAGTGGATCACGCCAACGAGATCGGCTTCGATGGCCCGTTCTACATCGAGCCCAAGCCGCGCGAGCCCTCCACGCACCAATACGACAGCGATGCGGCAGCCTGCCTGAATTTCCTCCGCGAGTACGGGCTGATGGACCGCTTCCGCCTCAATTTGGAAACCAACCACGCCACGCTGGCCGGCCACACGATGGAGCACGAGCTGACGGTGGCCATCAATGCCGGTATGCTGGGCAGTATCGATGCCAACCGCGGCGATACGCTCATTGGCTGGGATACCGACCAATTCCCGACGGACATTTACGGCACGACGCAGGTCATGCTCAAGGTGCTGGAGATGGGCGGCTTCACTACCGGTGGTTTGAACTTTGACGCCAAGCGCCGCCGTGAGTCTCATGAGCCGATGGACCTCATGTATGCCCACATTGGCGGCATGGATGCTTTTGCTCGCGGTTTAAAAATTGCCGCGGCTATTCGTGAAGACGGCCGATTGGCCAACTTTGTGAAGGAGCGCTACAGCAGCTTCGACAGCGAGCTTGGTCGAAAGATAGAAGCCGGTAAATGCAGCTTTTCCGAACTGGAGCAATTCGCGCTCGGCAACAGTGAGCCACTGCTCAAAAGCGGCCGTCAGGAAATGCTGGAAAACCTGGTCAACGAGTTCCTTTAA
- a CDS encoding DNA-directed RNA polymerase subunit omega — MRDEYLIEAQKKVEDPNILINLVSRRVKQLKYGMKPLVESLEKLEPEDIALREIIEGKIDYELYHPSESGL; from the coding sequence ATGCGCGACGAATATTTAATCGAAGCCCAGAAAAAAGTCGAAGATCCCAACATCCTGATCAACCTGGTTAGCCGCCGGGTCAAGCAGCTCAAGTATGGGATGAAGCCCTTGGTCGAGTCCCTCGAAAAGCTCGAGCCCGAGGACATCGCGCTGCGCGAGATCATCGAAGGTAAGATCGACTACGAACTTTACCACCCGTCGGAATCCGGTCTTTAA
- the dtd gene encoding D-aminoacyl-tRNA deacylase: MRAVVQRVTSAACRVDGDTTGEIGPGLLVFLGVGQGDDAEDAAWLARKIAALRVFEDDQGRMNRSLVDSEGGALVISQFTLFGNVKKGARPSFNKSAPPDEANDLFERFKALLATDLGKPVASGVFAADMKIEAHNDGPVTLVIDTRQRDF, translated from the coding sequence ATGCGGGCCGTCGTGCAGCGGGTTACATCGGCGGCGTGTCGCGTCGATGGGGACACCACGGGTGAGATTGGCCCGGGCCTGTTGGTCTTCCTCGGTGTGGGGCAGGGTGATGACGCCGAGGACGCCGCCTGGCTCGCGCGCAAGATCGCCGCACTCCGGGTATTCGAGGATGACCAAGGCCGGATGAACCGCTCGCTGGTCGACAGCGAGGGTGGGGCGCTGGTCATCAGCCAGTTCACCCTGTTTGGCAACGTGAAGAAGGGGGCCCGGCCGTCCTTTAACAAGTCAGCCCCGCCGGATGAGGCCAATGATCTCTTCGAGCGGTTTAAGGCGCTGCTCGCAACGGACCTCGGCAAGCCCGTCGCCAGCGGGGTGTTTGCCGCCGACATGAAGATCGAGGCACATAACGACGGGCCGGTCACATTGGTGATCGACACGCGGCAGCGTGATTTTTAA
- the hemN gene encoding oxygen-independent coproporphyrinogen III oxidase, with product MELSEADLALIEKYSRPGPRYTSYPPANHFAPVEDAQAVLAATETSTAPLSLYFHLPFCETLCWFCGCHTITTLNHDRADDYLDLLEQELALFTRHLQPGRSVTQMHFGGGTPNFFTAAQLDRLGEMIHAHFAFTDDAEISVELDPRRLDESHIAAFARMGATRASFGVQDCNEDVQKAIHREQPHEQNIAAMELLRKHGYTSANIDLIYGLPLQNPESFNATLDAVLGLKPDRFAIFNYAHVPWIKPAQKILERHPLPTPREKLKLLQLCIAKLTSAGYEYIGLDHFALPDDELVIAQKNKSLQRNFQGYSTKAGVEICGFGISAISQSAGAFRQNEKDLTAYRDALAKGRLPITRGYQLTDEDKLRGNVIMRLMCDLSLDFDALSTQWNIDAREHFASAIAQLEEPAKDGLIIWTDYGFDVTELGRLFIRNLAMCFDAYLQPVNEQRYSSTV from the coding sequence ATGGAGTTAAGCGAAGCAGACTTGGCCCTCATTGAGAAATACTCACGCCCCGGCCCCCGCTATACCAGCTACCCACCGGCCAACCATTTTGCCCCGGTGGAAGATGCGCAGGCCGTGCTGGCTGCGACGGAGACCTCCACCGCGCCGCTTTCGCTGTATTTCCATCTGCCGTTTTGCGAAACGCTGTGCTGGTTCTGCGGATGCCACACGATCACCACGCTCAACCATGACCGCGCGGATGACTATCTGGACCTCCTGGAGCAAGAGTTGGCACTGTTTACCCGCCATCTCCAGCCTGGCCGAAGCGTCACCCAAATGCATTTCGGCGGAGGCACGCCCAACTTCTTTACCGCCGCGCAACTGGACCGCCTGGGCGAAATGATTCACGCCCACTTTGCCTTTACCGACGATGCGGAAATCTCGGTAGAGCTCGACCCGCGTCGATTAGACGAATCCCACATCGCCGCGTTTGCCCGCATGGGGGCCACGCGCGCCTCCTTCGGTGTTCAGGATTGCAATGAAGATGTGCAAAAAGCGATTCATCGCGAGCAACCGCACGAGCAGAACATCGCCGCGATGGAACTGCTTCGCAAGCATGGCTACACCTCAGCCAACATCGACCTCATATATGGCTTACCACTGCAAAACCCGGAGAGCTTCAACGCCACGCTCGACGCCGTGCTCGGCCTGAAGCCGGACCGCTTTGCTATCTTCAATTACGCGCATGTGCCATGGATCAAGCCCGCGCAAAAAATCCTCGAACGCCACCCCCTGCCCACACCACGCGAGAAGTTAAAACTACTCCAGCTTTGCATCGCAAAGTTAACGAGTGCCGGCTATGAATACATCGGCCTTGACCACTTTGCCCTGCCTGATGACGAGCTGGTCATTGCGCAAAAGAACAAATCGCTTCAACGCAATTTCCAAGGCTACAGCACCAAGGCCGGCGTCGAAATTTGCGGCTTCGGCATCTCGGCGATTTCGCAATCTGCTGGCGCGTTTCGACAGAACGAAAAAGACCTGACCGCCTACCGTGACGCGCTGGCCAAGGGTCGCCTGCCCATTACCCGGGGCTACCAGTTAACTGATGAGGACAAGCTGCGCGGCAACGTCATCATGCGCCTCATGTGCGACCTCTCGCTCGACTTCGACGCGCTCTCCACACAATGGAACATTGACGCCCGCGAGCATTTCGCCAGCGCCATTGCCCAACTGGAAGAACCCGCCAAAGACGGGCTCATCATCTGGACAGATTACGGATTCGACGTCACCGAACTGGGGCGCTTGTTTATCCGCAATCTGGCAATGTGCTTCGACGCCTACCTCCAGCCCGTGAACGAGCAGCGCTACTCGTCCACGGTGTAA